A portion of the Candidatus Ruthia endofausta genome contains these proteins:
- a CDS encoding DUF1538 domain-containing protein, with translation MSLVDNLISMFWDVTPIAVVLFGFQIIILRQKIPHLKKIIIGFILVWVGLTLFIVGLEKALFPLGKLMANQLTSSNFIGSDRLGWGDYYWVYIFAASIGFATTIAEPSLLAVAIKANQVSGGFIKVWPLRIAVAIGVAVGIAIGSFRIVAGLPLHYFIITGYAVVLIQTYFAPKNIIALAYDSGGVTTSTVTVPLVAALGLGLASTIDGRSALIDGFGLIAFASLFPIMSVMAYVQIMKFLKQDKK, from the coding sequence ATGAGCCTAGTGGATAATCTTATTAGCATGTTTTGGGATGTAACCCCTATTGCGGTGGTGTTGTTTGGTTTTCAAATTATCATTCTTAGACAAAAAATACCACATTTAAAGAAGATTATTATCGGGTTTATTTTGGTGTGGGTTGGACTCACTTTATTTATTGTTGGCTTAGAAAAAGCACTATTCCCTCTAGGAAAATTAATGGCAAACCAGCTTACATCAAGTAATTTTATCGGCAGTGACAGACTTGGCTGGGGTGATTATTATTGGGTTTATATTTTTGCAGCTAGCATTGGTTTTGCCACAACCATTGCTGAGCCATCCTTATTAGCGGTTGCCATTAAGGCCAACCAAGTCTCTGGTGGTTTTATCAAAGTATGGCCTTTACGAATTGCAGTTGCCATTGGTGTGGCTGTGGGTATTGCCATAGGGAGTTTTCGCATTGTGGCTGGATTGCCACTACATTACTTTATTATTACTGGCTACGCTGTTGTACTGATACAAACCTATTTTGCACCTAAAAATATTATTGCACTTGCCTATGATTCTGGCGGTGTCACCACATCTACCGTAACCGTGCCACTGGTTGCAGCCCTTGGACTTGGACTTGCGAGTACAATTGATGGACGCTCTGCACTTATTGATGGTTTTGGTTTAATCGCCTTTGCCTCACTATTTCCCATTATGAGCGTGATGGCTTACGTACAAATTATGAAATTTTTAAAACAAGATAAAAAATAA
- a CDS encoding DsrE/DsrF/DrsH-like family protein: MSDSKKMTIIATKGTFDWAFPPFIIASTGVAMDKEVTIFFTFYGLNLLLKDTSKLRVSPLGNPGMPMKLPFGPEWLQKIDFGPKIPNIFWSLPFTEYLATYLMKKTMKKNGVATLDELRSMCQEFDVKFIACEMTVDLFGYTKEDFIDGVEFAGAATYFNECDGSNHNLYM; the protein is encoded by the coding sequence ATGTCAGACAGTAAAAAAATGACCATCATTGCCACCAAAGGAACTTTTGATTGGGCCTTTCCGCCTTTCATTATCGCCTCTACTGGTGTCGCAATGGATAAAGAAGTTACCATCTTCTTTACCTTTTACGGGCTTAATCTTTTATTAAAAGATACCTCTAAATTACGTGTTTCTCCTCTCGGAAATCCTGGCATGCCAATGAAATTGCCTTTTGGTCCTGAATGGCTACAAAAAATTGATTTTGGTCCAAAAATTCCAAATATATTTTGGTCTTTGCCATTCACAGAATACTTAGCTACTTATTTAATGAAAAAAACCATGAAGAAAAATGGTGTTGCAACGCTTGATGAGTTACGCTCTATGTGTCAGGAATTTGATGTTAAATTTATCGCTTGTGAAATGACCGTTGATTTATTTGGCTATACTAAAGAGGACTTCATTGATGGCGTTGAATTTGCAGGCGCAGCCACTTATTTCAATGAATGTGATGGCTCAAACCATAACCTTTATATGTAA
- the hemL gene encoding glutamate-1-semialdehyde 2,1-aminomutase — translation MNQSETLFAQAKTVISGGVNSPVRAFNGVGGSPIFFTRGEGAYLFDVDGKKYIDYVASWGPMILGHANQAVIDAVKTALGNGLGFGAPTQIETILAEKVCELMPSIELLRMVSSGTEATMSAIRLARGHTSRDKIIKFEGCYHGHSDSLLVKAGSGALTLGVPTSPGVPEDFAKYTLTLEYNNIDQIREVLSEVGAEVACVIVEPVAGNMNCIPPIDGFLQGLRELCDDHGIILIFDEVMTGFRAALGGAQALYNVRPDLTTLGKVIGGGLPVGAFGGKRDIMQSIAPLGSVYQAGTLSGNPISMSAGLAMLNTLSKDEGFYTTLNAKVQKLTKGILAKAKENNIGMITTVVGGMFGLFFTDSQSVTNFKGASQCNVELFKKFYHLMLAEGVYMAPSAYEADFVSSAHSDIDIQNTIDAAGRAFAKLA, via the coding sequence ATGAACCAATCAGAAACTTTATTTGCACAAGCAAAAACTGTCATTTCTGGTGGGGTGAACTCACCAGTTAGAGCATTTAATGGTGTAGGTGGCAGCCCTATTTTTTTTACCCGTGGCGAGGGTGCTTATCTTTTTGATGTAGATGGTAAAAAGTATATTGACTATGTTGCCTCTTGGGGTCCAATGATTTTAGGTCATGCCAATCAAGCGGTTATTGACGCTGTTAAAACCGCCTTGGGAAACGGCCTTGGTTTTGGTGCGCCTACTCAAATTGAAACAATATTGGCAGAAAAAGTATGCGAGTTAATGCCTTCAATTGAGCTACTTCGTATGGTCAGTTCAGGCACAGAAGCAACCATGAGTGCCATTCGTTTGGCGCGCGGTCATACGAGCAGAGACAAAATTATCAAATTTGAAGGCTGTTATCATGGCCATTCTGACTCATTACTGGTTAAAGCAGGTTCTGGTGCTTTAACATTGGGCGTGCCCACCTCACCTGGCGTGCCTGAAGATTTTGCAAAGTACACACTGACTTTAGAATACAACAACATTGACCAAATACGCGAAGTGCTAAGTGAAGTGGGCGCTGAAGTAGCTTGTGTTATTGTTGAACCTGTGGCAGGCAATATGAACTGCATTCCACCCATTGATGGTTTTTTGCAAGGATTGCGCGAATTGTGTGATGATCATGGGATTATTTTAATTTTTGATGAAGTAATGACAGGCTTTCGTGCCGCACTTGGTGGTGCACAAGCACTTTACAATGTAAGACCTGATTTAACAACATTGGGCAAGGTGATTGGTGGTGGCTTACCAGTGGGCGCATTTGGTGGCAAGCGTGACATTATGCAATCGATTGCACCACTAGGATCTGTTTATCAAGCAGGAACGCTTTCGGGCAATCCAATATCAATGTCAGCAGGCTTGGCAATGTTAAATACATTATCAAAAGATGAGGGTTTTTATACCACCTTAAATGCCAAAGTTCAGAAGCTAACAAAGGGTATTTTAGCCAAGGCCAAGGAAAACAATATCGGTATGATTACTACCGTTGTGGGCGGTATGTTTGGTCTGTTTTTTACCGACTCTCAATCAGTGACTAACTTTAAAGGGGCTTCACAATGTAATGTTGAATTGTTTAAAAAATTCTACCACCTAATGTTGGCAGAGGGCGTGTATATGGCGCCTTCTGCTTATGAAGCAGATTTTGTTTCCAGTGCTCATAGCGATATAGATATTCAAAATACCATTGATGCGGCTGGACGTGCATTTGCAAAGTTGGCATAA
- a CDS encoding DNA polymerase III subunit delta', with amino-acid sequence MIDQDRLPHALLITGAEKIGKFELMQQLVGVLLKDDVIIRKDNIREDLDYPVLIRRSNYPNMIYCRAGEMVEKSKNRSKDIRIDQVRVFCDALNKTADQLQIGVVFYGDQMNMNAANGLLKTLEEPKKNTLIIILAHHIENLPATIVSRCQNIHIAPAYGRQTCQWLIEHIGKTQNADFDIPQLLENTHGVPFKVLSELSDGSFIYYQNYQNQLLNIAINPLMVTQIKNFEDDELVVLNCLQNIIIEGIRLKTIHQEGALIELNQVIKAVKFEFLFKLLDDIYHAIELSKTTVNIKLLLDNILIVWSHIIHLKQYPQITQNA; translated from the coding sequence ATGATTGATCAAGATCGTCTGCCTCATGCATTATTGATTACGGGTGCTGAAAAAATTGGCAAATTTGAACTCATGCAACAATTAGTGGGCGTGTTGTTAAAAGATGACGTTATTATTAGAAAAGACAATATTAGAGAGGATTTGGATTACCCTGTATTAATCAGGCGTTCAAATTATCCTAATATGATTTATTGTCGCGCAGGAGAGATGGTTGAAAAAAGCAAAAACAGGTCTAAGGATATCCGTATTGACCAAGTACGTGTTTTTTGTGATGCTTTGAATAAAACTGCTGATCAATTACAAATTGGGGTTGTTTTTTATGGCGACCAAATGAACATGAACGCCGCCAATGGTTTGTTAAAAACCCTTGAAGAGCCTAAAAAGAATACGCTCATTATTATTTTAGCACACCATATTGAAAATTTGCCAGCCACGATTGTATCAAGATGTCAAAATATACACATTGCACCGGCGTATGGTCGGCAAACTTGCCAGTGGCTAATTGAGCATATTGGTAAAACTCAAAATGCAGATTTTGATATTCCGCAGTTATTAGAAAATACACATGGTGTTCCATTTAAGGTGTTGTCTGAGCTGTCTGATGGCAGTTTTATCTATTATCAAAATTATCAAAACCAGTTGCTTAATATTGCCATTAATCCATTAATGGTGACACAGATTAAAAATTTTGAAGATGATGAGTTGGTGGTTTTAAATTGTTTACAAAATATTATTATTGAAGGAATTAGGTTAAAAACCATTCATCAAGAAGGTGCGCTGATTGAGCTTAATCAAGTCATCAAGGCAGTAAAATTTGAGTTTTTATTTAAACTACTTGATGATATTTATCATGCTATTGAATTGTCAAAAACCACCGTTAATATTAAGTTATTATTGGATAATATTTTAATTGTATGGTCGCATATTATTCATTTAAAGCAATATCCACAAATTACCCAAAACGCATAA
- the pabC gene encoding aminodeoxychorismate lyase: MNSALLINGKKQTKLNALNRLVQFGDGLFETCLIEDTRLLFWSKHFSRLQKGCDKLKIHQVSEAIWLKEIAKAFAISKLDRAVVKIILSRGESTRGYGYEKNIKPTRIVVVSPMPDLPWQYELDVCSSGYVSNQLLSEIKHCNRLEQILARSELQAQECIMLDENAQVISVTQGNIFAIRKQVILTPSLTNCGIEGTRRFVVFDLAQALGLQLETCSLSLTELLEADEVFITNSVMGIKPVAKINQQLFSHHQVTNRLISAFVCSKNNHSSISLA, from the coding sequence ATGAATAGCGCCTTATTAATTAACGGGAAAAAACAAACCAAACTCAATGCGCTTAATCGTCTTGTTCAATTTGGTGATGGTTTGTTTGAAACTTGTTTAATTGAAGATACTAGATTGTTATTTTGGTCCAAGCATTTTTCAAGGCTACAAAAAGGCTGTGATAAGTTAAAAATTCATCAAGTGAGTGAAGCTATTTGGCTTAAAGAAATTGCTAAAGCATTTGCCATTTCCAAATTAGACCGGGCGGTGGTTAAAATCATACTTTCTCGTGGTGAGAGTACAAGAGGCTATGGCTATGAGAAAAACATCAAGCCAACTCGTATTGTGGTTGTTTCTCCTATGCCTGATTTACCTTGGCAATATGAGTTGGATGTGTGTTCTAGTGGCTACGTAAGTAATCAATTATTGTCTGAGATTAAGCATTGTAATCGCTTGGAGCAAATTCTTGCAAGGTCAGAATTGCAAGCGCAAGAGTGTATTATGTTGGATGAAAATGCTCAGGTCATTTCAGTGACTCAAGGTAATATTTTTGCCATTCGCAAGCAAGTGATTCTCACGCCTAGTCTGACCAATTGTGGTATTGAAGGCACCCGAAGATTCGTGGTTTTTGATTTGGCACAAGCATTAGGTCTGCAACTTGAAACTTGTTCTTTGTCATTGACTGAACTACTTGAGGCAGATGAAGTATTTATTACCAATAGTGTGATGGGTATCAAGCCTGTGGCTAAAATTAATCAGCAACTATTTAGCCATCATCAAGTCACAAATCGATTAATTAGCGCCTTTGTGTGCTCTAAAAATAACCACTCATCTATCAGTCTTGCTTAA
- a CDS encoding leucyl aminopeptidase, with protein MEFSLINETIQNFEGDGVVVFSNADTVFDDENVQKLIELNHFESKSGKVLLLSLVAGFKSKQIIVAGLGDAVVNAKDYVKALSAVSVVLAEMKAKNLMIQNVEIKGFDESWVHETTAKVMRNATYEIQKIGDDSKSSSSIEHIAVQSSIDNTQALMQGQAIADGMSLTRHLGDLPSNVCTPSYLADAAMSLAKEFNLEYEVLEESDMDKLGMESLLSVSKGSIEPPKLISLSYQGNGNEKPIVLVGKGVTFDSGGISLKPGAGMDEMKYDMCGAACVLGAMRAIAQIKPNINLVVVVPSVENMPAHNASKPGDVVKSMSGQTIEILNTDAEGRLILCDALTYVKRFDPKVVIDVATLTGAVIIALGKHNSGLMSNDQDLADDIINASKTALDGVWQLPIEDEYDELLKSNFADMANIGGREAASITAGCFLSRFTQDYRWAHLDIAGTAWLSGDKKGATGRPVSLLTQFIMDKVGV; from the coding sequence ATGGAATTTTCACTGATTAATGAAACAATTCAGAATTTTGAGGGCGATGGCGTGGTTGTATTTTCTAATGCTGATACGGTTTTTGATGATGAGAATGTTCAAAAATTAATTGAACTTAATCATTTTGAGTCTAAGTCTGGAAAGGTTTTATTATTAAGTTTGGTTGCTGGTTTTAAATCCAAACAGATAATTGTTGCTGGGCTTGGTGATGCAGTTGTAAACGCTAAAGATTATGTTAAAGCGCTGAGTGCTGTGAGTGTTGTACTTGCTGAGATGAAGGCTAAAAATTTAATGATTCAGAATGTTGAAATTAAAGGTTTTGATGAATCGTGGGTACATGAAACAACTGCTAAGGTAATGCGTAATGCAACTTATGAAATTCAAAAAATAGGTGATGATAGTAAGTCAAGTAGTAGTATTGAGCACATTGCTGTTCAATCTAGTATAGACAATACACAGGCCTTAATGCAAGGTCAGGCAATTGCTGATGGTATGTCTTTGACACGTCATCTAGGGGATTTACCATCCAATGTCTGTACACCTAGTTATTTGGCAGATGCAGCCATGTCTTTGGCTAAGGAATTTAATCTTGAGTATGAAGTCCTGGAAGAGTCGGACATGGATAAACTTGGTATGGAGTCTCTATTGTCAGTTTCTAAAGGCTCAATCGAGCCGCCAAAACTCATTAGTTTAAGTTATCAAGGTAATGGCAATGAAAAGCCGATTGTACTAGTGGGTAAAGGCGTTACTTTTGATAGTGGCGGTATCTCACTTAAACCTGGTGCAGGTATGGATGAGATGAAATATGATATGTGTGGCGCAGCTTGCGTATTAGGTGCAATGCGTGCTATTGCGCAAATTAAGCCAAACATTAATTTAGTTGTTGTGGTGCCAAGTGTTGAGAATATGCCAGCGCATAATGCCTCTAAACCTGGTGATGTTGTTAAGTCTATGTCAGGACAAACGATTGAAATTTTGAACACAGATGCAGAAGGGCGTTTGATTTTGTGTGATGCACTTACTTATGTTAAGAGGTTTGACCCAAAAGTGGTGATTGATGTTGCCACACTTACGGGTGCAGTGATTATTGCATTAGGTAAGCACAATTCAGGGCTTATGAGTAATGACCAAGATTTGGCTGATGATATTATCAACGCTTCTAAAACTGCGCTTGATGGCGTGTGGCAATTACCCATTGAAGATGAGTATGATGAATTGCTGAAATCAAATTTTGCTGATATGGCAAATATTGGCGGGCGTGAAGCAGCTTCTATTACTGCCGGGTGTTTTTTATCTAGATTTACCCAAGATTATCGCTGGGCGCATTTGGACATTGCAGGTACGGCGTGGTTAAGTGGTGATAAAAAAGGCGCAACAGGACGACCGGTATCACTATTAACGCAATTTATTATGGATAAAGTCGGTGTTTAG
- a CDS encoding DUF302 domain-containing protein, translating to MSGIVNLIKWLLIVIGAITTYYAVSLQIKYDGVTGKIISEMISPKLHPESMAKVYMPMANTLLDTGDITMASVVRVKVADDVLNEDVEEAMESIATAESIRSVGMLPLSEMVEIQTNSEGVTKGHPDFKKQRFLKIYQYCSPRTAMIMVDHSDAFSAYLPCRIALIEDKSGQRWLYTLDMNAMIYGGAPLPDYLLEKALAVQKTMNAIQNGGAEGDF from the coding sequence ATGAGTGGAATTGTCAATCTAATCAAATGGTTGTTAATTGTCATCGGCGCTATTACAACTTATTATGCCGTATCACTACAAATCAAATACGATGGTGTGACTGGAAAGATCATTAGTGAAATGATTTCACCAAAACTACACCCAGAGTCTATGGCCAAAGTCTATATGCCAATGGCAAATACTTTATTGGATACAGGTGATATTACCATGGCATCTGTTGTGCGCGTTAAAGTAGCTGATGACGTTTTAAATGAGGATGTAGAAGAGGCGATGGAAAGTATCGCAACTGCTGAAAGTATTCGCTCTGTTGGCATGTTGCCATTGTCAGAAATGGTTGAAATTCAAACCAATTCAGAAGGCGTCACCAAAGGTCATCCAGATTTTAAAAAACAACGTTTCTTAAAAATTTACCAATATTGTTCACCGCGTACAGCCATGATTATGGTTGATCACTCAGATGCATTTTCAGCTTATTTACCTTGTCGTATCGCACTTATTGAAGACAAATCTGGACAAAGATGGCTCTATACACTAGACATGAATGCCATGATTTATGGTGGTGCCCCACTACCAGATTACTTACTTGAAAAAGCACTGGCAGTTCAAAAAACCATGAATGCTATTCAAAATGGCGGTGCAGAGGGAGATTTTTAG
- a CDS encoding P-II family nitrogen regulator, translating to MHFKLIIAFVDSDKTDKILEAARAKGATGSTIISQARGEGLKHNKTFLGLNIETPRDVLLLLVEQHFSRDILETIADTGHFESNPQEGIAFQIDVEDAVGVMHQIHALEHTIEEKI from the coding sequence ATGCACTTTAAACTAATTATCGCTTTTGTTGATTCTGACAAAACTGACAAAATACTTGAGGCTGCTAGAGCAAAAGGCGCCACAGGTTCAACCATTATCTCTCAAGCACGAGGAGAGGGTCTCAAGCACAATAAAACATTTTTAGGACTCAACATTGAAACACCTAGAGATGTCTTATTACTACTTGTAGAACAACATTTTTCTAGAGATATACTAGAAACAATTGCTGATACAGGCCACTTTGAATCCAATCCACAAGAAGGGATTGCTTTTCAAATTGATGTCGAGGATGCTGTTGGCGTCATGCATCAAATTCATGCACTAGAACACACCATAGAGGAGAAAATATAA
- a CDS encoding CBS domain-containing protein: protein MTNNTTPTLVKDVMWTQVDIVDSKCTVQNALNDMQHKKTKMLLVDKSHEYDEYGVVLIADIASKVIAKDRALDRVNVYEIMNKPVISVRPDMDIRYCARLLTNFGLSRCPVLDNEKIIGMVSLTSIVFNGLRVV, encoded by the coding sequence ATGACGAATAATACAACACCAACCCTAGTAAAAGATGTTATGTGGACACAGGTCGATATTGTTGATTCAAAGTGTACCGTGCAAAATGCACTTAATGACATGCAACATAAAAAAACTAAAATGCTTTTAGTTGATAAATCTCATGAGTATGACGAATACGGCGTAGTGCTGATTGCTGACATTGCCTCTAAAGTCATTGCCAAAGACCGAGCCCTTGACCGAGTCAATGTATATGAAATTATGAACAAACCTGTCATCTCAGTTCGACCTGATATGGACATTCGCTATTGCGCAAGACTATTAACAAATTTTGGTTTGTCTCGTTGTCCAGTTTTGGATAATGAAAAAATTATTGGCATGGTTAGCTTAACCAGCATTGTTTTTAATGGTTTACGGGTTGTATAG
- a CDS encoding HAD family hydrolase, with product MALAIFDLDKTLIKGDSDFLWGVFLSEIGAVDADIYQSKNQYFFDQYALGKLDINEYLEFCLMPLSQYSMQTLNQWHQQFMSQKIEQILLPKAQAVVDMHKEKGDTVMVITATNRFVTMPIVARYGIEHLLATNPEIKEGQYTGKVEGEPCFQSGKINHLNKWLKETGENIKDASFYSDSYNDLPMLELVDYPIVVHGDDKLNALAIERGWKRLDWV from the coding sequence ATGGCGCTTGCAATTTTTGACTTAGACAAAACACTGATTAAAGGAGACAGTGATTTTCTTTGGGGGGTTTTTTTAAGTGAAATTGGCGCTGTTGATGCAGATATTTATCAAAGCAAAAATCAGTATTTTTTTGATCAATACGCACTTGGAAAATTAGACATTAATGAGTATTTAGAATTCTGCCTAATGCCTTTGTCTCAATACTCTATGCAGACATTAAATCAATGGCATCAGCAGTTTATGAGCCAGAAGATTGAGCAAATCTTATTGCCCAAAGCTCAAGCAGTGGTTGATATGCATAAAGAAAAAGGTGATACTGTAATGGTGATTACTGCCACCAATCGCTTTGTTACTATGCCCATTGTGGCTAGATATGGGATTGAACATTTATTAGCCACTAATCCTGAAATTAAAGAAGGCCAATATACAGGTAAAGTTGAGGGCGAACCGTGCTTTCAATCTGGAAAAATTAATCATCTTAATAAATGGCTGAAAGAGACTGGCGAAAACATCAAAGACGCAAGTTTTTATTCAGATTCGTATAATGATTTACCCATGTTGGAATTGGTAGATTATCCAATTGTTGTTCATGGTGATGATAAACTAAATGCCCTTGCAATTGAGCGAGGCTGGAAGCGCTTGGACTGGGTATAA
- a CDS encoding MBL fold metallo-hydrolase, whose amino-acid sequence MKPIYHELGFNVTCIDTQHIRKDFVASYLIEDNGQAAFIDTGCHLSVPTLLATLNAKNISRESVDYILLTHIHIDHAGGAGELIKHLPNAMVYVHEYGYKHLIDPSKLCAGVVQVYGELFFKQFLGDLIPISKQRIIIAKDSDEVTLGKRILRFIDTPGHARHHVCIWDEKSRGIFSGDTLGVSYREFNISQGKLIFPPTTPIQFDPGVWKKTINQLMSLKPKYAYLTHFNRIDFDQDSANMLIEHINGFVNIANTLKTQPNRVKAIKEALLNYLLTLASKQGVTLDEQQQIKLFKGDLGICAQGLNVWLDHQN is encoded by the coding sequence ATGAAGCCCATTTATCATGAATTAGGTTTTAATGTCACTTGCATTGACACACAACACATACGCAAAGACTTTGTGGCTAGCTATTTAATTGAAGACAATGGACAAGCTGCTTTTATTGATACAGGCTGCCATCTTTCAGTGCCAACCCTACTGGCTACACTAAATGCAAAAAATATTAGCCGTGAAAGTGTCGACTATATTCTATTAACCCACATTCATATAGACCATGCAGGTGGTGCAGGTGAACTTATCAAGCATCTACCTAATGCCATGGTTTATGTGCACGAATATGGCTACAAGCATTTAATTGACCCTTCAAAATTATGCGCAGGCGTTGTGCAAGTTTATGGCGAGTTGTTTTTTAAGCAATTTTTAGGCGATTTAATCCCCATATCAAAACAACGTATCATCATTGCCAAAGATAGTGATGAAGTAACGTTGGGCAAGCGAATATTAAGATTTATCGATACACCAGGACATGCACGCCACCACGTGTGTATTTGGGATGAAAAATCACGTGGCATTTTTTCTGGTGATACACTCGGTGTGAGTTATCGAGAATTTAACATTAGTCAAGGTAAGCTCATTTTCCCGCCCACTACTCCCATACAGTTTGACCCAGGAGTGTGGAAAAAAACCATCAATCAGTTAATGAGTCTTAAACCAAAATACGCTTATTTAACACACTTTAACCGCATTGATTTTGACCAAGATTCAGCCAATATGCTCATTGAACATATTAATGGATTTGTTAATATTGCCAACACCTTAAAAACACAACCTAATCGCGTTAAAGCCATTAAAGAAGCTCTTCTTAATTATCTATTAACACTTGCTAGTAAACAAGGTGTAACGCTTGATGAACAACAACAAATCAAACTCTTTAAGGGTGATTTAGGAATTTGCGCCCAAGGTCTTAATGTTTGGCTTGACCATCAAAACTAA
- a CDS encoding DUF1538 domain-containing protein, with protein MKKTARQFINNLIDSAKGLAPIMGVIAFFQIVVLQQSIPNLMDIIIGTEFVLLGLTLFVYGLKLGLFPIGEILAYSFVKKGSIFWLLLFAFALGFGTTVAEPALIAVVNEAAKVAQLGGIINTQTELNSYAQILRFTVGISVGLAVVIGVLRILKGWPIQYLIIGGYLLVIVTTFFAPDFIIGIAYDSGGVTTSTITVPLLTALGVGLASSISGRNPLTDGFGMIAIASLLPIIAVMLFGILL; from the coding sequence ATGAAAAAAACTGCTCGACAGTTTATTAACAATCTAATTGATAGTGCTAAAGGTTTAGCCCCTATTATGGGTGTAATTGCTTTTTTCCAAATTGTTGTGCTTCAACAAAGCATTCCCAACTTAATGGACATTATAATTGGAACAGAGTTTGTTTTATTGGGTTTAACTTTATTCGTCTACGGACTCAAACTAGGGCTGTTTCCTATTGGTGAAATATTGGCTTACAGTTTTGTCAAAAAAGGGTCAATTTTTTGGTTGCTTTTATTTGCCTTTGCCTTAGGATTTGGCACCACAGTAGCAGAACCTGCTCTTATAGCAGTGGTTAATGAAGCAGCTAAAGTCGCTCAACTGGGTGGCATTATCAATACACAAACAGAACTCAATAGTTATGCGCAAATATTACGCTTTACTGTGGGTATCTCTGTGGGTCTAGCTGTGGTGATTGGCGTGCTCAGAATTTTAAAAGGTTGGCCAATACAATACTTAATTATTGGTGGTTACCTCCTAGTAATTGTTACGACTTTTTTTGCGCCAGACTTTATCATTGGCATCGCTTATGACTCGGGTGGTGTGACTACCAGTACTATTACTGTACCGCTACTCACTGCACTTGGCGTTGGCTTAGCAAGTTCAATTAGTGGCAGAAACCCGTTAACCGATGGCTTTGGCATGATTGCCATTGCCTCACTATTGCCCATTATTGCGGTGATGTTATTTGGTATATTGCTATGA
- the mltG gene encoding endolytic transglycosylase MltG: MAIFLLFWIYWANDIKVNNSSVYQIPQGASLYSTANNLEYLGYINSSIFMRLLAKSLNLESKIKSGYYDINADMSVINLLNHFTSAKVATRSITLIEGNTIDDYYQKLVNMKALKSSKTLTEIMIEIKQNHPYDGYFWPDTYQINYGSSVLSVFKRAHQMMRQKLELAWRNRAHTLPLKNAEQALVLASLIEKETANAQEKSKIAGVFIRRLQKGMRLQTDPSVVYALGEHYQAPLKKRDLEFDTPYNTYRNKGLPPGPISSVGADSLYAAMHPHMGSALYFVAKKDGTHAFANTYQQHKDNINKYLKNQ; this comes from the coding sequence GTGGCGATTTTTTTGCTATTTTGGATATATTGGGCAAATGATATCAAGGTAAATAACTCAAGTGTGTACCAAATACCTCAAGGGGCTAGCCTTTATTCAACTGCAAATAATCTAGAGTATCTGGGTTATATTAACTCTAGTATTTTTATGCGGCTACTCGCCAAATCGCTCAATCTTGAGTCAAAAATTAAATCAGGTTATTATGATATTAATGCGGATATGAGCGTGATTAATTTGTTGAATCATTTTACATCTGCAAAAGTGGCGACCAGAAGTATCACCTTAATTGAGGGTAATACTATTGATGACTATTATCAAAAGTTGGTTAATATGAAAGCGTTAAAATCTAGTAAAACTTTAACAGAAATCATGATTGAAATTAAGCAAAACCATCCGTATGATGGCTATTTTTGGCCAGATACTTATCAAATTAATTATGGTAGTAGTGTGCTTAGTGTATTTAAAAGAGCTCATCAGATGATGCGTCAAAAACTTGAACTTGCTTGGCGTAATAGGGCTCACACTCTACCCTTGAAAAACGCTGAACAAGCGTTAGTGCTTGCCTCTTTAATTGAGAAAGAAACAGCTAATGCACAAGAAAAATCCAAAATTGCAGGCGTGTTCATTCGTCGCTTGCAAAAAGGTATGCGCTTGCAAACTGATCCAAGTGTGGTTTATGCGCTGGGTGAACATTATCAAGCACCACTCAAAAAACGAGATTTAGAATTTGACACTCCTTACAATACCTATAGAAATAAAGGCTTACCACCAGGGCCAATCTCCTCAGTAGGTGCAGATTCGTTATATGCAGCTATGCATCCACACATGGGTAGTGCACTTTATTTTGTTGCTAAAAAGGACGGTACTCATGCTTTTGCAAATACCTATCAGCAGCATAAAGACAATATCAACAAGTACCTAAAAAATCAATAA